The proteins below come from a single Edaphobacter acidisoli genomic window:
- a CDS encoding TonB-dependent receptor encodes MKRIRSFLLLVLSAAFMACGVSAWAQSGSSRIQGTVHDSSGAIVPGAKVTITDTGKGTVTSLVTNSAGIYTTPALSFGNYKVAVDFKGFNPWEGTLLLRAGQTSVVDVTLTIAGVNEQVTVAGDVTPLVNTTNQTVGNTLDRQRIADLPENGRSVTNLVGITTPGVNGGYVNGMNTAAFEYIQDGAVLANEDFGGANYKMPDPDSIQEVKVETSNSSAKFNRPASAILTTKAGTNAFHGSVFETNRNNSFGIARQRQDPVGVKAPKLIRNEFGASLGGPIWIPHLYNGRDKSFFFVAYEGLELRNQTTKTYSVPTDAMRGGDFSALTNSSSQALTLYDPLTTASSTACAEPTGVIDTNLYCRQAFPNNKIPTSRLSPLAQKIFAIMPHATLPNVNPSVAANWYGPAPNNDSERTLTVRLDQHFNETNNGYFRFTHGYSQPYAWLSNNYGPPATDGSANLQYTPTYTDSGAFSFNHIFSPTFFSETVLSQDYESDLVEGGLHSNVDYSDQFGLPNPLGMPGFPVVAYPGFLPYGFGPGGVRKNSQEITNLDENLTLIRGRHTLQFGGRYRHDRIWILPDANPPATNVSFSSALATGMYNPASGSSLSKYSTSGHSAADFFLGYASSYSVVQNPQWYHFRGQEIAGYFQDDFKVTPKLTLNLGIRWEIHPAFHEHDGLFGGYDFKTGAIVTGQSLDALYKLGRTNPGIINALEATGVSFETAQQAGLPPSLVYGNYHDIAPRFGAAYQMISGNRPTVLRGGYGTYVYAPPVRNFYAETRANPPFTATYPLSYTDTTQDGSVNYLLRTVPTVVAGQNSSNIINTSSPKAFPLGSTGVSSLDPHYPSTFVNQWNFTIEQGLPQSIVFRASYIGVHGTNLEQYWDFDTAPGTYVWYVRTNSPTPTGPQAPVAMNQYPNLPYGFIEQQRKTGYSNDNSIQLELQRLHKNGYGFQVFYVLSNAFREGGNGWRDSYYENQSVFAPGAVPSDVNASNRYQNYFRDTVAAPQHQIRWNWLMELPFGRGKKFLGSSNRFVDELVGGWQLSSTGSLASQFWQPTTSLYQPTTMHLYKKHKISDCRSGTCKPGYLWYNGYIRADLVNQSNGVEGVPAGYTPYNTPFFPTPAGGSVACTGPNTPQGCDPYHVYRETNDVFFGGTPPPGAPIVYGPLNNGKSVTISYAPGINPLLHRYQLGPFNWTMDASVFKSFKITERTALQLNADFFNVLNEPGLNNPDTTIGIVDSTLSHNAPRQMQLTARFQF; translated from the coding sequence ATGAAAAGAATTCGAAGTTTTCTGCTTTTAGTATTAAGCGCGGCTTTTATGGCCTGCGGCGTCTCGGCATGGGCACAGTCGGGGTCGAGCCGTATTCAGGGAACGGTGCATGACAGTAGCGGCGCTATCGTTCCGGGCGCCAAAGTGACGATTACCGATACAGGGAAGGGCACGGTGACGAGCCTCGTCACGAACAGCGCGGGCATTTATACGACGCCGGCATTGTCGTTTGGCAATTACAAGGTCGCGGTGGACTTCAAGGGATTCAATCCGTGGGAAGGAACTCTTCTGCTGCGCGCCGGCCAGACCTCGGTGGTGGACGTGACGTTGACCATTGCAGGCGTCAACGAGCAGGTGACGGTGGCAGGAGATGTGACACCGTTGGTCAATACGACCAATCAGACCGTGGGCAATACGCTGGACCGTCAACGCATTGCGGACCTTCCTGAGAACGGACGCAGCGTTACCAATCTGGTGGGCATCACGACGCCCGGCGTGAATGGCGGATATGTAAATGGCATGAACACGGCCGCCTTTGAATACATTCAGGACGGCGCGGTATTGGCGAACGAAGATTTTGGCGGCGCCAACTACAAGATGCCGGACCCGGATTCCATCCAGGAGGTCAAAGTAGAAACATCCAATTCGTCTGCCAAATTCAATCGGCCGGCGAGCGCGATTCTGACCACGAAGGCAGGTACGAATGCGTTTCACGGATCGGTGTTTGAGACGAACCGCAATAACAGCTTTGGCATTGCGAGACAGCGGCAGGACCCTGTCGGCGTGAAGGCACCTAAGCTGATTCGCAATGAGTTCGGAGCCAGCCTGGGTGGACCGATCTGGATTCCCCATCTCTATAACGGTCGAGATAAGTCCTTCTTCTTTGTGGCATACGAGGGGCTTGAGCTGAGGAACCAGACGACCAAGACGTATTCGGTGCCGACGGATGCGATGCGCGGAGGCGACTTTAGTGCGCTGACAAACAGCTCCAGCCAGGCACTGACGCTCTATGATCCTTTGACCACGGCGTCCAGCACCGCCTGCGCTGAGCCCACGGGCGTCATCGACACCAATCTATACTGCCGCCAGGCTTTCCCCAACAATAAGATTCCAACGAGCCGGCTTTCTCCTTTGGCCCAGAAGATCTTCGCGATCATGCCGCATGCTACATTGCCGAACGTCAATCCTTCGGTTGCCGCCAACTGGTATGGCCCCGCTCCCAATAACGACAGTGAGCGGACCCTGACGGTTCGGCTCGATCAGCACTTCAACGAGACGAATAACGGGTATTTCCGGTTTACTCACGGATACTCGCAGCCCTATGCGTGGCTCTCGAATAACTACGGGCCACCGGCCACGGATGGGTCCGCGAACCTGCAATACACACCCACCTACACAGACAGCGGCGCGTTTTCGTTCAATCACATTTTTTCGCCGACGTTCTTCAGTGAGACGGTTCTTTCTCAAGACTACGAGTCGGACCTGGTTGAAGGCGGGTTGCACTCCAATGTCGACTATTCCGATCAGTTCGGCCTGCCGAATCCTCTGGGGATGCCCGGATTTCCAGTTGTAGCCTACCCCGGCTTTTTGCCTTACGGCTTTGGTCCCGGCGGCGTTCGCAAGAACTCGCAGGAGATTACCAACCTGGATGAGAACCTCACCCTCATTCGCGGACGCCATACGCTTCAGTTTGGCGGACGCTATCGGCATGACAGGATCTGGATTTTGCCCGATGCAAACCCGCCCGCGACCAACGTGAGCTTTTCGAGCGCGCTGGCAACCGGCATGTACAATCCTGCCTCCGGGAGTTCGCTCTCCAAGTATTCGACGTCCGGCCACTCTGCTGCGGACTTCTTTCTTGGCTACGCGTCAAGCTACTCCGTGGTGCAGAATCCGCAGTGGTACCACTTCCGCGGCCAGGAGATCGCGGGCTACTTTCAGGATGACTTCAAAGTCACTCCAAAGCTGACCCTCAACCTGGGCATTCGCTGGGAGATCCATCCCGCATTTCATGAGCATGATGGCCTCTTCGGTGGCTATGACTTCAAGACCGGCGCCATTGTTACAGGACAGTCGCTCGATGCTCTCTACAAGCTCGGGCGCACGAATCCTGGAATCATCAATGCTCTGGAGGCTACAGGCGTCTCGTTTGAGACGGCTCAACAGGCAGGCCTGCCTCCAAGCCTCGTGTATGGCAACTATCATGACATTGCCCCGCGTTTTGGAGCTGCGTATCAGATGATCTCCGGCAACCGTCCGACGGTACTGCGTGGAGGATACGGCACGTATGTTTATGCTCCGCCTGTCCGCAACTTCTACGCAGAGACGCGCGCCAACCCGCCGTTCACCGCGACCTATCCGCTCAGCTATACGGATACGACGCAGGATGGTTCGGTCAACTATCTTCTCCGTACGGTGCCGACCGTAGTTGCAGGGCAGAACAGCTCGAACATCATCAATACCAGCAGCCCCAAGGCGTTTCCGCTGGGTTCGACCGGCGTCTCTTCGCTCGATCCGCATTATCCTTCCACCTTCGTCAATCAGTGGAACTTTACGATCGAGCAGGGACTTCCGCAGAGCATCGTCTTCCGGGCCAGCTATATCGGTGTGCATGGTACCAACCTCGAACAGTACTGGGACTTCGATACCGCACCCGGCACTTACGTCTGGTATGTGCGTACGAATTCTCCAACGCCCACTGGCCCGCAAGCGCCGGTTGCCATGAACCAGTATCCCAACCTGCCCTACGGCTTTATCGAGCAGCAGCGTAAGACAGGGTATTCCAACGACAACTCCATTCAGCTGGAACTGCAAAGGCTGCATAAGAACGGCTATGGATTCCAGGTGTTTTATGTGCTCTCCAATGCATTCCGCGAGGGAGGCAATGGATGGAGAGACAGCTACTACGAAAACCAGTCTGTGTTTGCTCCCGGTGCTGTGCCGTCGGATGTGAACGCGTCGAACCGCTACCAGAACTACTTCCGTGACACGGTTGCTGCGCCGCAGCATCAGATCCGCTGGAACTGGCTGATGGAGCTGCCCTTCGGCAGAGGAAAGAAGTTCCTCGGAAGCTCAAACCGGTTTGTCGATGAACTGGTTGGCGGATGGCAACTCAGCAGCACAGGCTCGCTGGCCAGCCAGTTCTGGCAGCCAACAACGAGTCTTTACCAGCCGACGACGATGCATCTCTATAAGAAGCACAAGATCAGCGATTGCCGCAGTGGCACATGCAAGCCCGGCTACCTCTGGTACAACGGCTACATCCGGGCAGACCTGGTCAATCAGTCAAATGGTGTGGAAGGAGTTCCGGCAGGCTATACGCCCTACAACACGCCGTTCTTCCCCACGCCGGCGGGTGGAAGCGTCGCGTGCACGGGACCAAACACTCCGCAGGGTTGCGATCCTTATCACGTATACCGCGAGACGAACGACGTCTTCTTCGGTGGCACGCCACCGCCGGGTGCACCGATTGTCTACGGTCCTTTGAATAATGGAAAGTCGGTAACGATCAGCTATGCCCCGGGTATCAATCCGTTGCTTCACCGGTATCAGCTTGGTCCGTTCAACTGGACGATGGATGCTTCGGTCTTCAAGTCGTTCAAGATTACGGAGAGGACAGCGCTTCAGTTGAATGCAGATTTCTTCAATGTGCTCAACGAACCTGGGCTCAACAATCCCGATACCACGATAGGAATTGTTGATTCAACCCTCTCTCACAACGCGCCAAGACAGATGCAGCTGACGGCCAGATTCCAGTTCTAA
- a CDS encoding MBL fold metallo-hydrolase, protein MSGAFERSSNRFPAESTPPRYHQIIMLLEPARRKGRQYLNPVPTNVGGPSVIFKVGPRFLFGTNGRQPSKPLGPFHTDAAIYATQPRSGLRITWMGHSTSLIEIDGARILIDPVWDERAAPTNWAGPKRFFAPPLALSDLPPLDAVIVSHDHYDHLGERTIRALSQHPATENAQWITSLGVGALLQQFGVPAARCLELNWMDRTQIGAVEITALPSRHFSGRSLFNRFETLWSSFALIGPNHRIYYGADSGEWPGFHEIGQRFGPFDLTMLEIGASDPLWADIHMGPEGAARSFRALGGHGLLMPIHWGLFNLALHPWTQPIETISSAADLKLWSPTPGTPSDVIANEELRSAWWRPITS, encoded by the coding sequence ATGAGTGGGGCATTCGAGCGAAGCTCGAACCGTTTTCCTGCTGAATCCACCCCACCCCGCTATCATCAAATCATCATGCTGCTCGAACCGGCCCGGCGCAAAGGCCGCCAATACCTCAATCCTGTGCCCACCAACGTCGGTGGACCTTCCGTGATCTTCAAAGTGGGGCCGCGTTTTCTCTTCGGAACAAACGGCCGCCAGCCCAGCAAGCCGCTCGGCCCATTCCACACCGACGCAGCCATCTACGCCACCCAGCCGCGCTCCGGCCTGCGCATCACCTGGATGGGCCACTCCACCTCGCTCATCGAGATCGACGGCGCCCGCATCCTCATCGACCCCGTATGGGACGAGCGCGCCGCTCCCACCAACTGGGCCGGCCCCAAACGCTTCTTCGCGCCGCCGCTCGCACTGAGCGATCTCCCGCCACTCGATGCCGTCATCGTCTCGCACGACCACTACGATCATCTCGGCGAACGCACTATCCGCGCGCTCTCGCAGCATCCTGCAACCGAAAACGCACAATGGATCACCTCACTCGGAGTAGGCGCACTGCTCCAGCAGTTCGGCGTCCCCGCCGCTCGCTGCCTCGAACTCAACTGGATGGATCGAACACAAATCGGGGCCGTCGAAATAACGGCCCTCCCCTCGCGCCACTTCTCCGGCCGCAGCCTCTTCAACCGCTTCGAAACGCTCTGGTCATCCTTCGCACTCATCGGCCCCAATCACCGCATCTACTACGGAGCCGACTCCGGCGAGTGGCCGGGCTTCCACGAGATCGGCCAACGCTTCGGCCCCTTCGACCTCACCATGCTCGAAATCGGCGCGTCCGATCCCTTGTGGGCAGACATCCACATGGGTCCCGAAGGCGCCGCGCGCAGCTTTCGCGCTCTCGGCGGCCACGGCCTCCTCATGCCCATCCACTGGGGACTCTTCAATCTCGCGCTGCACCCATGGACGCAGCCCATCGAAACAATCTCATCCGCCGCAGACCTGAAGCTCTGGTCGCCAACCCCAGGCACTCCCTCCGACGTCATCGCGAACGAAGAGCTGCGCTCCGCGTGGTGGCGCCCCATCACCTCATAG
- a CDS encoding glycoside hydrolase family 32 protein, whose amino-acid sequence MTSRREFLALLTAAGATPALAFSADAAVVSSATIAADPLRPQYHLLPRANWMNDPNGPIYWNGSYHMFYQYNPEGAYWGDMHWGHAVSADMVHWRQLPVALSPTPGGPDAEGCFTGTAVVQDGRVMLMYTGVRAASRELATIKDANPPLQESQCLAIANDAALTSWTKVSAPVIAAPPSGMQVNGFRDPSPWRQGEWWYTVLGSGVANEGGAVLLYRSKDLRAWEYMHVLARRDRSGLAQFGPFDPWDVWECPEFFPLGDRHVLMFSTGGRSYWQSGRLDAEKMTFAPEQSGILDYGSYYAPKTQLDKAGNRILWGWIQEARPLEEYKAAGWAGMMSLPRVLSLSEDGRLRLSVAPAVHQLRGREQALKISGDAEANRRQVDALRVEACCGEILCTAERAAAFELTLMGDDASPWLTLGFDPAHQDQVLVDGRPVPLHLEARENLEFHLYIDGSVIETMVNRQVAWTKRFYYAGKGRDLRLRWKGAGLAGLSVWQMSPISADRLTS is encoded by the coding sequence GTGACGAGTCGTCGTGAATTTCTTGCTTTGCTGACTGCGGCCGGCGCTACGCCGGCGCTGGCTTTTTCTGCTGACGCTGCTGTGGTGTCTTCTGCGACGATCGCTGCCGACCCGCTTCGTCCGCAGTATCATCTGCTGCCGCGTGCCAATTGGATGAACGATCCGAATGGGCCGATTTATTGGAACGGCAGCTACCACATGTTCTATCAGTACAACCCCGAGGGCGCTTACTGGGGCGACATGCACTGGGGACATGCAGTGAGTGCGGACATGGTTCACTGGCGTCAGCTTCCAGTGGCTTTGTCTCCGACGCCGGGCGGGCCGGATGCGGAGGGCTGCTTTACCGGTACGGCTGTCGTTCAGGATGGGCGCGTGATGCTGATGTATACCGGCGTGCGTGCTGCTTCGCGTGAGTTGGCGACGATCAAGGATGCGAATCCTCCGCTTCAGGAGTCGCAGTGCCTGGCGATTGCGAACGATGCTGCGTTGACGAGCTGGACGAAGGTGTCTGCGCCGGTGATTGCTGCGCCTCCGAGCGGGATGCAGGTGAATGGGTTTCGCGATCCTTCGCCGTGGCGGCAGGGTGAGTGGTGGTATACGGTGCTGGGCTCGGGTGTGGCGAATGAGGGCGGCGCGGTTTTGCTGTATCGGTCGAAGGACCTGCGCGCGTGGGAGTACATGCATGTGCTTGCGCGGCGCGACCGGAGCGGGTTGGCGCAGTTCGGCCCGTTTGATCCGTGGGACGTGTGGGAGTGTCCGGAGTTTTTTCCGCTGGGCGACAGGCATGTGCTGATGTTTTCGACGGGAGGGAGGTCGTACTGGCAGAGCGGCAGGCTGGATGCGGAGAAGATGACGTTTGCTCCGGAGCAGTCGGGCATTCTGGATTATGGTTCGTACTATGCGCCGAAGACGCAGCTGGACAAGGCAGGGAATCGGATTCTGTGGGGATGGATTCAGGAGGCGCGGCCGCTTGAGGAGTACAAGGCTGCGGGATGGGCGGGGATGATGTCGCTGCCGCGTGTGCTCTCGCTGAGTGAGGATGGGCGGCTGCGTTTGAGCGTCGCTCCGGCGGTGCATCAGCTTCGCGGCCGTGAGCAGGCTTTAAAGATTTCGGGAGATGCAGAGGCGAACAGGCGGCAGGTTGATGCGCTTCGTGTGGAGGCTTGCTGTGGCGAGATTCTTTGTACGGCGGAGAGAGCTGCTGCGTTTGAACTGACTTTGATGGGGGATGATGCGTCGCCGTGGCTGACTCTGGGGTTTGATCCGGCCCATCAGGACCAGGTGTTGGTGGATGGGCGTCCGGTTCCTTTGCATCTGGAGGCGCGGGAGAACCTGGAGTTTCATCTTTATATTGATGGGTCGGTGATAGAGACGATGGTGAATCGCCAGGTGGCGTGGACGAAGCGGTTTTACTATGCGGGCAAAGGACGCGATCTGCGGCTGCGATGGAAGGGTGCGGGGTTGGCGGGGTTGTCGGTGTGGCAGATGTCGCCGATCTCGGCGGACCGGCTGACGAGCTGA
- a CDS encoding enterotoxin: MRSQPTGIAIQWSRPLALALFIAFTGIASHAQEQEPGKTVATVHGDHYSLANRALSAEWAISSGHIEGLTFTDKLHARTVKLPAPFAILLKDGSVYTATDFHTDGKPERKDLTADTSASRYSDRVPGVEFDVPLTNADGSLHATWTAVLRDGSNYFRQVLTLTAGSSDVAITRVQLVDVTLPGAEVDGSVKGSPIVAGDLFLGFEHPISESKVTFNRATAYIDRDLPLKATQSATYSSVIGVTRTGQLRRDFLRYIERERAHPYRTFLHYNSWYDLGYFNPYDEADALDRINFFGRELHDKRGVTLDSFLFDDGWDNHNSLWDFNKGFPDGFTNVRKAAEKYGADPGVWMSPWGGYSKPKQERIAYGKSQGYEIVDNGYALSGPKYYDRFQQVCLDMIKKYGINQFKFDGTGNADSVFKGSAFDSDFAAAIHLIGVLRQAKPDIYINLTTGTYPSPFWLMTADSIWRGGYDDNVAGVGPYRERWITYRDADTYDEIVKGGPLYPLNSLMLHGIIYAQRHKHLNADPSNDFRNEVRDYFGTGTQLQEMYITPSLLTQQNWDDLAEAAKWSRSNADVLKDTHWVGGDPAWLEVYGWASWSPKKAILTLRNPSDKPQTISIDPEKVFELPEGAARTFSAHSPWKSDASEPAITLHAGTPHTFHLAPFEVLTLDATPR; the protein is encoded by the coding sequence GTGAGATCCCAGCCAACCGGCATCGCCATCCAATGGAGCCGCCCGCTCGCCCTCGCGCTGTTCATCGCCTTCACCGGCATCGCTTCGCACGCACAGGAACAGGAGCCCGGCAAAACCGTCGCTACGGTACACGGAGACCACTACTCACTCGCCAACCGCGCCCTCAGCGCCGAATGGGCCATATCGAGCGGCCACATCGAAGGCCTCACATTCACCGACAAGCTCCACGCCCGCACCGTCAAGCTTCCCGCTCCCTTCGCCATTCTGCTCAAAGATGGCTCCGTCTACACCGCAACCGACTTCCACACCGACGGCAAGCCCGAGCGCAAAGACCTCACCGCCGACACCTCCGCCTCGCGCTACTCCGACCGCGTCCCCGGCGTCGAGTTCGACGTCCCGCTCACCAACGCCGACGGCTCCCTCCACGCCACCTGGACCGCCGTCCTGCGCGACGGCTCGAACTACTTCCGCCAGGTCCTCACCCTCACGGCAGGCTCCAGCGACGTAGCCATCACCCGCGTACAACTCGTCGACGTCACCCTCCCCGGCGCCGAAGTCGACGGCTCCGTCAAAGGCTCACCCATCGTCGCCGGCGACCTCTTCCTCGGCTTCGAGCATCCGATCTCGGAGAGCAAGGTCACCTTCAACCGCGCCACCGCCTATATTGACCGCGATCTCCCGCTTAAAGCCACGCAGTCCGCGACGTACTCGTCCGTCATCGGCGTCACGCGCACCGGCCAGCTCCGCCGCGACTTCCTCCGCTACATCGAGCGCGAGCGCGCGCACCCGTACCGCACCTTCCTGCACTACAACTCCTGGTACGATCTCGGCTACTTCAATCCCTACGACGAAGCCGACGCACTCGACCGCATCAACTTCTTCGGCCGCGAGCTGCACGACAAGCGCGGCGTCACCCTCGACAGCTTCCTCTTCGACGACGGCTGGGACAATCACAACTCGCTCTGGGACTTCAACAAAGGTTTCCCCGACGGCTTCACCAACGTCCGCAAGGCCGCCGAAAAATACGGCGCCGACCCCGGCGTCTGGATGTCGCCCTGGGGCGGCTACTCCAAGCCCAAGCAGGAGCGCATCGCCTACGGCAAATCGCAGGGCTATGAGATCGTCGACAACGGCTACGCCCTCTCCGGGCCGAAGTACTACGACCGCTTCCAGCAAGTCTGCCTCGACATGATTAAGAAGTACGGCATCAACCAGTTCAAGTTCGACGGCACGGGCAACGCCGACTCCGTCTTCAAGGGCAGCGCCTTCGACAGCGACTTCGCCGCCGCCATCCATCTCATCGGCGTCCTGCGTCAGGCCAAGCCCGACATCTACATCAACCTCACCACCGGCACTTATCCGTCGCCCTTCTGGCTCATGACCGCCGACTCCATCTGGCGCGGCGGCTACGACGACAACGTCGCCGGCGTCGGCCCCTACCGCGAGCGCTGGATCACCTATCGCGACGCCGACACCTACGACGAAATCGTCAAAGGCGGCCCACTCTATCCGCTCAACTCGCTCATGCTCCACGGCATCATCTACGCGCAGCGCCACAAGCACCTCAACGCCGACCCCTCCAACGACTTCCGCAACGAGGTCCGCGACTACTTCGGCACCGGCACGCAGCTGCAGGAGATGTACATCACCCCATCACTCCTCACCCAGCAAAACTGGGACGACCTCGCCGAAGCCGCCAAGTGGTCGCGCTCCAACGCCGACGTCCTCAAGGACACGCACTGGGTAGGCGGCGACCCCGCATGGCTCGAAGTCTACGGCTGGGCCTCATGGTCGCCGAAGAAAGCCATCCTCACCCTGCGCAACCCAAGCGACAAGCCGCAAACCATCTCAATCGACCCCGAAAAAGTCTTCGAGCTGCCTGAAGGCGCAGCCCGCACCTTCTCCGCCCACAGCCCATGGAAGAGCGACGCATCCGAGCCCGCAATCACGCTCCACGCAGGCACACCGCACACCTTCCACCTCGCGCCGTTCGAAGTCCTGACCCTCGACGCAACGCCACGTTAA
- a CDS encoding threonine aldolase family protein: protein MVANDMEQQCASDNYSGICPEAWEAMREANTGHALPYGDDAWTARASELFRDLFETDCEVFFAFNGTAANSLALSALCQSYHGVICAASSHVETDECGAPEFFSNGSKLLTLPSADGKIAPEALRELALRRSDIHFPRMRVATISQSTETGRVYTVAELEALAETSRELGLLLHMDGARFANACASLERSPAELTWKAGVNVLCFGGTKNGMAVGEAVIFFNKELAADFDYRCKQAGQLASKMRFLAAPWVGMLESGAWLRNARHANRCARHLATRLEGVQGIELLFPVEANAVFLKAPAEKLELLRAAGWRFYTFIGGGARFMFSWDSTVERVDALADDVLRLCC from the coding sequence ATGGTTGCGAATGATATGGAGCAGCAGTGCGCGAGTGACAATTACTCCGGGATTTGCCCGGAGGCGTGGGAGGCGATGCGCGAGGCGAACACGGGCCATGCGCTGCCTTACGGAGACGACGCCTGGACGGCGCGGGCTTCGGAGCTCTTTCGCGATCTCTTTGAGACGGATTGTGAGGTGTTCTTCGCATTCAATGGGACGGCCGCGAACTCGCTGGCGCTGAGTGCGCTGTGCCAGTCGTACCACGGTGTGATCTGCGCGGCCAGCTCTCATGTGGAGACGGATGAGTGCGGCGCGCCGGAGTTTTTCTCGAATGGATCAAAGCTGCTGACGCTGCCGAGCGCGGATGGCAAGATTGCTCCGGAGGCCCTGAGGGAACTGGCGCTGCGGCGAAGCGATATTCACTTTCCGCGGATGAGGGTGGCGACGATTTCGCAGAGCACGGAGACGGGGCGGGTCTATACCGTGGCCGAGTTAGAGGCGCTGGCTGAGACATCGCGTGAGCTTGGGTTGCTGCTGCACATGGACGGCGCGCGGTTTGCCAATGCGTGCGCGTCGCTTGAGCGCTCGCCTGCGGAGCTGACGTGGAAGGCCGGCGTGAATGTTTTGTGTTTTGGCGGGACGAAGAACGGAATGGCGGTGGGTGAGGCGGTGATCTTCTTCAATAAAGAGCTGGCTGCGGATTTTGATTATCGATGCAAGCAGGCAGGACAGCTTGCGTCGAAGATGCGCTTTCTTGCGGCGCCGTGGGTGGGGATGCTGGAGAGCGGAGCGTGGCTGCGCAATGCGCGTCATGCGAATAGGTGTGCGCGGCACCTGGCGACGCGTCTGGAGGGCGTGCAGGGAATTGAGCTGCTGTTTCCTGTGGAGGCGAATGCAGTGTTTTTGAAGGCCCCGGCAGAGAAGCTGGAGCTGCTGCGCGCCGCGGGATGGAGGTTTTATACCTTCATTGGCGGCGGCGCGAGGTTCATGTTCTCGTGGGACTCGACGGTGGAGCGGGTGGATGCTCTGGCCGACGACGTTTTGCGGCTTTGCTGCTGA